A section of the Methanosarcina mazei S-6 genome encodes:
- a CDS encoding hemerythrin domain-containing protein yields METIYDLLIAEHNQMTELFQQALNDSSKVSFFKVKLKADPHMMGEEQLFYPRLEEKEELRELISHAYAEHNEAKALICEMENMDEGDEEWAVKLGELKRSIDHHIEEEESKVFDIARKTLSQQEAEKIAEEYVEFKRSYMNKIEVGEETSGVMKC; encoded by the coding sequence ATGGAAACAATTTATGATCTCTTAATAGCAGAACATAACCAGATGACAGAACTTTTCCAGCAGGCATTGAATGATAGCTCAAAAGTGAGTTTTTTTAAAGTAAAGCTTAAAGCTGACCCTCATATGATGGGAGAAGAGCAACTCTTCTATCCGCGGCTTGAAGAGAAAGAGGAATTACGTGAGCTTATCAGTCATGCATATGCGGAGCATAATGAGGCAAAAGCCCTGATTTGTGAAATGGAGAACATGGATGAGGGAGATGAAGAATGGGCTGTTAAGCTCGGTGAACTTAAACGGAGTATAGATCACCATATAGAAGAAGAGGAAAGTAAGGTGTTTGATATAGCTCGAAAAACCCTGAGCCAGCAGGAAGCAGAAAAGATAGCAGAAGAATATGTTGAGTTCAAAAGGAGCTATATGAACAAAATAGAGGTCGGGGAGGAGACATCCGGCGTAATGAAATGTTGA
- a CDS encoding hemerythrin domain-containing protein translates to MESIYDILIKEHNMVSDLFQQVLRDNSRETLLKIKAALDPHMAGEEKLFYSELEKKEELSELVSHAVEEHDEARSIMSELESMKEGDKNWTSKIKELKESIDHHVEEEEGEVFEKAQKVISQKKAEEIAQQYLEFKKSFKQETPASMH, encoded by the coding sequence ATGGAATCAATTTATGATATACTGATAAAAGAACACAATATGGTCTCTGACCTCTTCCAGCAGGTCCTGCGCGACAACTCAAGAGAAACCCTGCTTAAAATAAAAGCAGCACTGGATCCTCATATGGCAGGGGAAGAGAAACTCTTTTATTCTGAGCTTGAGAAAAAAGAGGAATTAAGTGAGCTTGTCAGTCACGCCGTGGAAGAGCATGATGAAGCAAGGTCCATTATGTCCGAACTGGAAAGTATGAAAGAAGGGGACAAAAACTGGACCTCCAAAATCAAGGAACTGAAAGAAAGTATAGATCACCACGTAGAAGAAGAAGAAGGTGAGGTTTTCGAGAAAGCTCAAAAAGTAATTAGCCAGAAGAAGGCAGAAGAGATTGCTCAGCAGTACCTTGAATTTAAGAAGAGCTTTAAACAAGAAACACCAGCCAGTATGCATTAA